Proteins found in one Zea mays cultivar B73 chromosome 1, Zm-B73-REFERENCE-NAM-5.0, whole genome shotgun sequence genomic segment:
- the LOC100194085 gene encoding uncharacterized protein isoform X1, with product MAATLLLASATALLALAAAWFWDYVVVRLLWRPRAVAGMFRAQGVRGPPYSFLSGCNREMRRMKAEADDGLRLDVRDHNYLPRVMPHFLAWKQQYGEPFLYWMGPRPRVCLFDYESVRQVLFNKSGHFFKDDAHPTILAMMGKGLVLVEGTDWVRHRRVVNPAFAMDKLKMMTETMVSCAEPLIKRWEQLAAASRSSEDGGRGEVQVEFSKQFQDLTADVIAHTGFGSSYKEGKEVFHTQKQLLALAMATLLNVQLPGFKYLPTKNNRLKWALEKKMKTTLMAIIQLRVASNGRSSGYGNDLLGLMLEAWLTAERGGERDELSLTMDEIIDECKTFFFAGHETTSHLLTWTMFLLSVYPEWQQRLRDEVLRECGQANPTADTLNKFNEMTMVLLETLRLYGPVMLMLRKPTSDIRLGSLSIPKGNGIAIPVPFLHRDREVWGDNANDFDPLRFQNGVTNAAKTPQALLSFSIGPRACIGQNFAMLEAKSVMAMILKKFSFTLSSSYVHAPVDYITLQPKFGLPIVLRPLPDV from the exons ATGGCGGCCACGCTGCTCCTGGCCTCGGCGACCGCGCTCCTGGCGCTGGCGGCGGCGTGGTTCTGGGACTACGTCGTGGTGCGCCTCCTTTGGCGGCCCCGCGCCGTGGCCGGCATGTTCAGGGCGCAGGGGGTCCGCGGGCCGCCCTACAGCTTCCTCAGCGGCTGCAACCGCGAGATGAGGAGGATGAAGGCGGAGGCCGACGACGGGCTCCGGCTGGACGTCCGCGACCACAACTACCTCCCCAGGGTGATGCCCCACTTCCTCGCCTGGAAGCAGCAGTACG GGGAGCCATTCCTGTACTGGATGGGTCCGCGGCCCCGGGTCTGCCTCTTCGACTACGAGTCGGTAAGGCAAGTTCTTTTCAACAAGTCCGGCCATTTCTTCAAGGACGACGCCCACCCGACTATCCTGGCAATGATGGGCAAAGGGCTGGTCCTGGTGGAAGGCACCGACTGGGTGCGCCATCGGAGGGTGGTCAACCCAGCCTTCGCCATGGACAAGCTCAAG ATGATGACGGAGACGATGGTCAGCTGTGCTGAGCCACTGATCAAGCGGTGGGAACAGCTCGCAGCAGCCAGCAGATCCAGCGAGGACGGTGGGAGGGGAGAAGTGCAAGTGGAGTTCAGCAAGCAGTTCCAGGACCTGACGGCGGACGTTATCGCCCACACCGGTTTCGGAAGCAGCTACAAGGAGGGCAAAGAGGTGTTCCATACGCAGAAGCAGCTCCTGGCGCTCGCCATGGCGACTCTCCTCAACGTGCAGCTGCCAGGATTCAA GTATCTCCCTACCAAGAACAACAGGCTAAAGTGGGCGCTAGAAAAGAAGATGAAGACAACGCTCATGGCGATCATACAGTTGCGGGTGGCATCCAATGGAAGGAGTAGTGGATACGGAAACGACCTGCTCGGCCTGATGCTCGAGGCCTGGCTCACAGCGGAACGAGGAGGGGAACGGGACGAGTTGAGCCTGACCATGGACGAGATCATAGACGAGTGCAAGACATTCTTCTTCGCAGGCCACGAGACCACGTCCCATCTGCTCACCTGGACAATGTTCTTGCTCAGCGTGTACCCGGAATGGCAGCAACGGCTAAGGGACGAGGTCCTGAGAGAGTGCGGACAGGCAAACCCTACTGCAGACACGCTTAACAAATTCAATGAG ATGACGATGGTGCTCCTCGAGACACTGAGACTCTACGGCCCTGTCATGCTCATGCTAAGAAAGCCTACCTCCGACATAAGGCTGGGCAGCCTCAGCATACCGAAAGGCAACGGGATCGCCATACCTGTCCCGTTCCTCCACCGAGACAGAGAGGTCTGGGGCGACAACGCCAATGACTTCGACCCGTTGAGGTTTCAGAACGGGGTCACGAACGCGGCCAAGACCCCGCAGGCTCTTCTGTCGTTCTCGATCGGGCCGAGGGCATGCATCGGCCAGAACTTCGCGATGCTGGAAGCGAAGTCGGTGATGGCCATGATCCTGAAGAAGTTCTCCTTCACGCTTTCCTCGAGCTACGTGCACGCGCCTGTGGATTATATCACGCTCCAGCCTAAGTTCGGCCTTCCCATAGTTTTGAGGCCACTCCCGGATGTATGA
- the LOC100194085 gene encoding uncharacterized protein isoform X2, which yields MGPRPRVCLFDYESVRQVLFNKSGHFFKDDAHPTILAMMGKGLVLVEGTDWVRHRRVVNPAFAMDKLKMMTETMVSCAEPLIKRWEQLAAASRSSEDGGRGEVQVEFSKQFQDLTADVIAHTGFGSSYKEGKEVFHTQKQLLALAMATLLNVQLPGFKYLPTKNNRLKWALEKKMKTTLMAIIQLRVASNGRSSGYGNDLLGLMLEAWLTAERGGERDELSLTMDEIIDECKTFFFAGHETTSHLLTWTMFLLSVYPEWQQRLRDEVLRECGQANPTADTLNKFNEMTMVLLETLRLYGPVMLMLRKPTSDIRLGSLSIPKGNGIAIPVPFLHRDREVWGDNANDFDPLRFQNGVTNAAKTPQALLSFSIGPRACIGQNFAMLEAKSVMAMILKKFSFTLSSSYVHAPVDYITLQPKFGLPIVLRPLPDV from the exons ATGGGTCCGCGGCCCCGGGTCTGCCTCTTCGACTACGAGTCGGTAAGGCAAGTTCTTTTCAACAAGTCCGGCCATTTCTTCAAGGACGACGCCCACCCGACTATCCTGGCAATGATGGGCAAAGGGCTGGTCCTGGTGGAAGGCACCGACTGGGTGCGCCATCGGAGGGTGGTCAACCCAGCCTTCGCCATGGACAAGCTCAAG ATGATGACGGAGACGATGGTCAGCTGTGCTGAGCCACTGATCAAGCGGTGGGAACAGCTCGCAGCAGCCAGCAGATCCAGCGAGGACGGTGGGAGGGGAGAAGTGCAAGTGGAGTTCAGCAAGCAGTTCCAGGACCTGACGGCGGACGTTATCGCCCACACCGGTTTCGGAAGCAGCTACAAGGAGGGCAAAGAGGTGTTCCATACGCAGAAGCAGCTCCTGGCGCTCGCCATGGCGACTCTCCTCAACGTGCAGCTGCCAGGATTCAA GTATCTCCCTACCAAGAACAACAGGCTAAAGTGGGCGCTAGAAAAGAAGATGAAGACAACGCTCATGGCGATCATACAGTTGCGGGTGGCATCCAATGGAAGGAGTAGTGGATACGGAAACGACCTGCTCGGCCTGATGCTCGAGGCCTGGCTCACAGCGGAACGAGGAGGGGAACGGGACGAGTTGAGCCTGACCATGGACGAGATCATAGACGAGTGCAAGACATTCTTCTTCGCAGGCCACGAGACCACGTCCCATCTGCTCACCTGGACAATGTTCTTGCTCAGCGTGTACCCGGAATGGCAGCAACGGCTAAGGGACGAGGTCCTGAGAGAGTGCGGACAGGCAAACCCTACTGCAGACACGCTTAACAAATTCAATGAG ATGACGATGGTGCTCCTCGAGACACTGAGACTCTACGGCCCTGTCATGCTCATGCTAAGAAAGCCTACCTCCGACATAAGGCTGGGCAGCCTCAGCATACCGAAAGGCAACGGGATCGCCATACCTGTCCCGTTCCTCCACCGAGACAGAGAGGTCTGGGGCGACAACGCCAATGACTTCGACCCGTTGAGGTTTCAGAACGGGGTCACGAACGCGGCCAAGACCCCGCAGGCTCTTCTGTCGTTCTCGATCGGGCCGAGGGCATGCATCGGCCAGAACTTCGCGATGCTGGAAGCGAAGTCGGTGATGGCCATGATCCTGAAGAAGTTCTCCTTCACGCTTTCCTCGAGCTACGTGCACGCGCCTGTGGATTATATCACGCTCCAGCCTAAGTTCGGCCTTCCCATAGTTTTGAGGCCACTCCCGGATGTATGA
- the LOC100194085 gene encoding uncharacterized protein LOC100194085, which yields MMGKGLVLVEGTDWVRHRRVVNPAFAMDKLKMMTETMVSCAEPLIKRWEQLAAASRSSEDGGRGEVQVEFSKQFQDLTADVIAHTGFGSSYKEGKEVFHTQKQLLALAMATLLNVQLPGFKYLPTKNNRLKWALEKKMKTTLMAIIQLRVASNGRSSGYGNDLLGLMLEAWLTAERGGERDELSLTMDEIIDECKTFFFAGHETTSHLLTWTMFLLSVYPEWQQRLRDEVLRECGQANPTADTLNKFNEMTMVLLETLRLYGPVMLMLRKPTSDIRLGSLSIPKGNGIAIPVPFLHRDREVWGDNANDFDPLRFQNGVTNAAKTPQALLSFSIGPRACIGQNFAMLEAKSVMAMILKKFSFTLSSSYVHAPVDYITLQPKFGLPIVLRPLPDV from the exons ATGATGGGCAAAGGGCTGGTCCTGGTGGAAGGCACCGACTGGGTGCGCCATCGGAGGGTGGTCAACCCAGCCTTCGCCATGGACAAGCTCAAG ATGATGACGGAGACGATGGTCAGCTGTGCTGAGCCACTGATCAAGCGGTGGGAACAGCTCGCAGCAGCCAGCAGATCCAGCGAGGACGGTGGGAGGGGAGAAGTGCAAGTGGAGTTCAGCAAGCAGTTCCAGGACCTGACGGCGGACGTTATCGCCCACACCGGTTTCGGAAGCAGCTACAAGGAGGGCAAAGAGGTGTTCCATACGCAGAAGCAGCTCCTGGCGCTCGCCATGGCGACTCTCCTCAACGTGCAGCTGCCAGGATTCAA GTATCTCCCTACCAAGAACAACAGGCTAAAGTGGGCGCTAGAAAAGAAGATGAAGACAACGCTCATGGCGATCATACAGTTGCGGGTGGCATCCAATGGAAGGAGTAGTGGATACGGAAACGACCTGCTCGGCCTGATGCTCGAGGCCTGGCTCACAGCGGAACGAGGAGGGGAACGGGACGAGTTGAGCCTGACCATGGACGAGATCATAGACGAGTGCAAGACATTCTTCTTCGCAGGCCACGAGACCACGTCCCATCTGCTCACCTGGACAATGTTCTTGCTCAGCGTGTACCCGGAATGGCAGCAACGGCTAAGGGACGAGGTCCTGAGAGAGTGCGGACAGGCAAACCCTACTGCAGACACGCTTAACAAATTCAATGAG ATGACGATGGTGCTCCTCGAGACACTGAGACTCTACGGCCCTGTCATGCTCATGCTAAGAAAGCCTACCTCCGACATAAGGCTGGGCAGCCTCAGCATACCGAAAGGCAACGGGATCGCCATACCTGTCCCGTTCCTCCACCGAGACAGAGAGGTCTGGGGCGACAACGCCAATGACTTCGACCCGTTGAGGTTTCAGAACGGGGTCACGAACGCGGCCAAGACCCCGCAGGCTCTTCTGTCGTTCTCGATCGGGCCGAGGGCATGCATCGGCCAGAACTTCGCGATGCTGGAAGCGAAGTCGGTGATGGCCATGATCCTGAAGAAGTTCTCCTTCACGCTTTCCTCGAGCTACGTGCACGCGCCTGTGGATTATATCACGCTCCAGCCTAAGTTCGGCCTTCCCATAGTTTTGAGGCCACTCCCGGATGTATGA
- the LOC103635475 gene encoding uncharacterized protein isoform X1, producing the protein MPPKKASATGAAALQPLDPNQESLSLREARSQKRKATSPTPQEDDLDQEIRNMEMLHQQVQRKKEKMARLADLQRQIDEASEEVRHLAQDEQNRRPQHREHHQEGFFNEDDWYEDFHHGNFAFDDASPLSAELQATPWPPSYKPPQLPMYDGHSDPKQFLMSYEATISSYGGNTAVMAKSFVMAVKNVAQTWYSSLRPGTITSWKKLKDMLITSFQGFQTKPVTAQALFQCTQDHEEYLQAYVQRFLRLRAQAPTVPNEIVIEAMIKGLRPGPSAQYFARKPPQTLEKLLQKMDEYIRANNDFRQRREEAYRFSEIARGFGGRIHPRHVRSIHSTQNDDRGSQQQRPQYSSQASGQQQSYPWPPAPRGRGARGFGGRFGDQPRKIYCLFCGEDKGHTTRMCHVTIQKQKEIAEAAAQQSQSKQVMHTASYHSPYILEYVDNHPATSVASASQPQASWQQPPPPPPMQRGQQPEGSQHTQHQRDFREEFEARTVNSTMPESKHIY; encoded by the coding sequence atgccgccaaagaaagcttcagcaacaggggctgccgctctgcagccgctggaccccaaccaggagagcctctctcttcgggaggcccgaagtcagaagaggaaggccaccagtccaacgcctcaggaggacgacttggatcaagagatcagaaatatggagatgctccatcagcaggtgcagaggaagaaggaaaagatggctaggctagctgacctgcaaaggcagattgacgaagcctctgaagaagttcgccatcttgctcaagatgagcagaaccgaaggcctcagcacagagagcatcatcaagagggcttcttcaacgaggatgactggtatgaggatttccatcatggaaattttgcttttgatgatgcttctcctctgtcagcagaactgcaggctacaccttggcctccgtcttacaagccacctcaactccccatgtacgacggacactcagatccgaagcagtttctgatgagctacgaagcaacgatatcttcctatggtggcaatactgcagtcatggcaaagtctttcgtcatggctgtcaagaatgttgcacaaacctggtactcctctcttcggccaggaacaatcacatcatggaagaagctgaaggatatgctgattaccagtttccaagggtttcaaacgaagccggtcaccgctcaagctttattccagtgcacccaagatcacgaagaatatcttcaggcgtatgtccaaaggttcttacgcctgagggcacaagcgccaacagtgcccaatgaaattgtcattgaggccatgattaaggggcttcggccaggaccttcagcccagtactttgccaggaagccccctcaaactctggagaaactgcttcagaagatggatgaatatatccgcgctaacaatgactttcgacagagaagggaggaagcttacaggttctccgaaatagccaggggcttcggaggaagaattcatcctagacatgtcagatcgattcattccactcagaatgatgataggggaagccagcagcagaggccacaatattcctcccaggcttcggggcagcagcagagctatccttggcccccagctccaaggggcagaggtgccaggggcttcggaggaaggtttggggatcagcccaggaaaatttattgcctattctgtggtgaggacaagggccacaccaccaggatgtgccatgtcaccatccagaaacaaaaggaaatagcagaagctgcagcccaacagagccagtcgaagcaagttatgcatactgcttcgtaccactcgccttatattcTAGAGTATGTGGACAACCAccctgcaacttctgttgcttcggcaagccaacctcaggcatcttggcaacagcctccacctccaccaccaatgcaacgaggccagcagccagaagggagtcagcatactcaacaccaacgagacttcagagaagagttcgaagctcgcacagtcaatagtactatgccagaatcgaagcacatttactaa